One genomic region from Epinephelus fuscoguttatus linkage group LG8, E.fuscoguttatus.final_Chr_v1 encodes:
- the cep192 gene encoding centrosomal protein of 192 kDa isoform X2, giving the protein MADNFYKLEDEAFPSFLCKSLDSTSGRATLGNVTLGSGPGLPVAASTVAKIKPSSDNRGDPVDASYLEGRELQQADTKSSAREQPKFALSFKDDLDDADDFIAAHRFSDMLVKINLEESASQTQGPNLGLPPTHMSSVNGRPTELGTELSTGLLTFAQFGYKDGPDAKAQPLPATAEEDIVQSEGVDSDHFSGSNSSFLANEKLMSVDSMNSDITDDDIDSNNLPDDELELYFNKMVPPAMQRGRVEGQEIPATGLPAAADSISNPSSTDPEQYRHQFLDDYNQEDFQMPDVRLAATGMDSCPASDEDTEDELESARRNSNAARTRLLPSTSRQLVGESNRPSFRPGLEGGSSDDEASSSRGGPSLSGIEHRRSAEGQVINPPVTGDGGGGDGSSGSEESGNDGGVSTIPLPATVVQTTYDVLRGLGIVGSSAIGEDEDGDLDLPGHGRKSLSRHTEMGDRVGPVGTGEASSSFGASGGTQRLSPVNWSMVLDRQEALDAMENTESGPTVDRLLDSVYLRSGAGLRRPQDSSAHLTFSHLQGTQGSFHLSQVLLPECDDDDDDDGVDVPDGSRPSLGIRGGPCGDVTVAEASDSTSEDENNPLSTSLEAKYFSQSFHQEQEDSDDCWNHCPDNLELEFQQEADASHGVVYQNEEGQWVTDLAYYSSFEKEVDGNMPETVGQFQKEDFVPACDAMEKIVKDQEEFEKEHQFMQEEKIEPVSSNSTFNSDSSWKAPTTSHILMRASQVSSEFNQEDQSYLRLTFGQFFGQRSEALGCLGSTEDVNGIKRPSFGYIITSPEKREPFPLIHPSEFSARDSLHSDTVEVSEADKTLNPEDLDKTLEAPGERMSPKGDTDPEPCDQEDHTVRAALPDHSEGSGSESSLGNQSRVSPNNNSSHLMLSISTIASAIADASISTDPSQLAAMIVELSKRRRTRNRPESAGPHSTEHEPDQSVMLDTLHRSTCVGELSAFDMEKYLKKTDVSGSTDASVAHTTFDLTAWADNLSSSQRNPQAGYPEEPGSSAQRVDNETQQEPTRTKTEEKDGGGETTLNSSSAAPPPNALSPGHKGDPRRSSIPRPRTSSGSTRRSVGSGQSSTLMPPADKMAAYNNPSSSAIKTCGSSGSTWTENGIKPGEINLQASSNFRTPLETSQKSDKSSASSPGLAETPPGPRKGQSSLPCFKGSSSPPQRARSAGHSQQDRPHNSPEKKPSPRNIMIASLPRSSVEKHVGFSCQNTQPPLDPASELPKGFSEPCVEETHCNFRPSTSPLTHSSPSQTSIPSADGMMSPVSSSGGIADKRPGLDLSPQSTCSSPSLSRLTYISMNDGTVVPTPERRKNNSSMALSTTIIRISPTPPVEPDTQSDLDILGLAKSLDQMQPQHSQSLDPLPAQQYKSPEPPRSASGLSCTRSQSECNYHCPGDRTGDIAASCRNHKHLSESNVRQLTKVDSGYCSNLNIQQTSSTAAPQSSQQWGAGGSVSSSVYASGLGIPPSYSSEGLHYVPIPSFKPQCAGLIDLPHQGDMQSLLTGRSLFNSHLAQQYLGPEAPLHPGIPNSDLTVRHVHPTAGPLGISGSTGCHHLPISHQGQQDIGMMGKPYTQYGAEPLVAGGLEELRGQVVVPEELRFPHTCCVGIASQISLSLFNPSERWQQVSITVTSLAIDGEKVDCLPYQWLIVKNKTIIAPKSTEEQKVLFIPPQAGVYQCVFSVCSWPASAETEVAARANIFAKRVVLVAIAENPELEVEVSKSGCLDFGDLPGGSAKSLSLKLLNRTHATVPIRLVISANATAWRCFTFSKHPTITSEAAQQAGHMTPVSSPSVMNHVMHASYGENPQSFMVWVHFKAPQKYTVSSELGPADEYNARVDIEVDSPGPSHVIRSIPLRARSGTARVHAPKDLQTVSLSAPLGKSSQQTLPLKNAGNIDVQLKLKSSDAEDSFSVTPDVLSLRIGEEQGIVVSFKAQGSRKYQESLLTILVLPSGPQYEVTLKGEVVPEDSGKPAIPSAAVIGPGVASDVPPILSNKQFVAWGGVTLGRAIQQKLVLRNNSTTTTQQLRLLIRGQDQDCFQLQSMFSPEERLTRHGELSIRPKEDVTVHLLFAPTRVACMLAKLEIKQSGVRPSQPGVKFTIPLSGYGGTSNIILEDQRKQADGYVATLTDITVGRVSKVCLCVRNTGSRAAYIKAVAFADMQTRTLIEPSVISLAPSQFILKERTQEVITVLMKSTQRERALCQSDNALLATVCLFCGDEVSRQQYRRLLQSKPEAVRKALSENSLLKNINFNEKFLGEENITETYDLPQRPNEAHIFYGNMSKVVVSLLGSTKSTDCEQSDHTELLLPSARHSAETDSVANGNVSLDVLPVKGPQGPALRVAEPSLKASEPLHRQSESWTIHPEQLVLAAPTINGAATTSQVQIRNNTSRELCFDLSWPAHCLTITPQHGVIEPQCHLQILISPNPSLATKSSLLPWSGQIYVQCNAQQKFIKVQIRGDLALDVSAAPADSTLTALPPQAATPVLPMARLTAKSSLPPQTPQAPQALVEISNKTIMFPATPSGETSEAQLEVQNGEVEVRWYLSSFAPPYVKGVDNTGDVYRATYTAFRCSRVSGTLGALEKMQVPFTFLPRDRGDYAQFWDLECHPVSEPQQKTRVRFQLCGTGIKSGPVEAPQEGDCSLVKTEATVKTRKRADVTAGKTSQEDAVRRGVYSPQDLYTFPATRVGESSALKVNIRNNSSSTHELNFVNPMEPFHIKHSKYSLRSQHYLKLPVQFKPSAAGRHAGLLLIQSETSGSLVIQLTGEALP; this is encoded by the exons ATGGCAGATAATTTTTACAAGTTGGAAGATGAAGCCTTCCCCAGTTTCCTCTGCAAGTCTCTGGACAGCACCAGTGGCCGCGCCACACTGGGGAATGTGACATTGGGTTCAGGCCCAGGACTCCCAGTGGCCGCCTCTACAGTGGCTAAAATTAAACCTAGCTCGGACAACAG AGGAGATCCTGTTGACGCGTCATATCTAGAGGgcagagagctgcagcaggcCGACACAAAGTCATCTGCTAGAGAACAGCCTAAGTTCGCCCTCAGCTTCAAAGATGACTT GGACGATGCGGATGACTTCATCGCAGCCCACCGTTTTTCAGACATGCTGGTGAAGATTAATTTGGAAGAAAGTGCATCTCAAACCCAAGGCCCCAACCTGGGGCTTCCCCCTACACATATGAGCTCAGTCAACGGCCGGCCCACAGAACTTGGAACAG AGCTGTCAACAGGGCTTCTGACATTTGCCCAGTTTGGATATAAAGATGGTCCAGATGCAAAG GCTCAGCCCTTACCCGCTACAGCTGAAGAGGACATTGTGCAGAGTGAAGGAGTGGACAGTGACCATTTCAGTGGCAGTAACTCAAGCTTCCTGGCAAATGAGAAGCTCATGTCTGTGGACAGCATGAACAGCGATATCACAG ATGATGACATTGATTCAAACAACCTGCCTGATGATGAGCTGGAACTGTATTTCAATAAGATGGTTCCTCCTGCTATGCAGAGAGGCAGAGTGGAGGGCCAGGAGATTCCTGCAACA GGACtcccagctgctgctgacagcatATCAAACCCAAGTTCAACAGACCCAGAACAGTATAGACACCAGTTCCTTGATGACTACAATCAG GAGGACTTCCAGATGCCTGATGTGCGTCTTGCTGCTACAGGTATGGACTCCTGTCCTGCCAGTGATGAGGACACTGAGGATGAGCTGGAGTCTGCCAGAAGGAACAGCAATGCTGCCAGGACACGGCTGCTGCCCAGCACCTCCAGACAACTG GTTGGAGAGAGTAATCGTCCGAGTTTCAGGCCGGGCTTAGAGGGAGGCAGTTCTGATGATGAGGCTTCCAGCAGCCGTGGTGGTCCATCTCTGTCTGGGATTGAACACAGACGATCTGCTGAGGGACAAGTCATCAACCCTCCGGTCACAG GggatggaggaggtggtgatggGAGCAGCGGGAGTGAGGAAAGTGGAAATGATGGTGGAGTTTCAACCATCCCCCTCCCAGCAACCGTAGTCCAGACCACCTATGATGTTCTGCGTGGGCTGGGGATTGTGGGGAGCAGTGCTATCGGTGAGGATGAGGATGGCGATCTGGATCTGCCAGGACATGGAAGGAAGAGTCTCTCCAGACACACTGAG atggGTGACCGTGTGGGTCCTGTGGGAACAGGAGAGGCCAGCTCTTCCTTTGGGGCATCAGGGGGAACTCAAAGACTTTCTCCTGTCAACTGGAGCATGGTCCTGGACCGACAGGAGGCACTG GATGCTATGGAGAACACAGAGTCTGGACCCACTGTTGACCGACTGTTGGACTCAGTCTACCTAAGGAGTGGAGCTGGACTTAGAAGACCTCAGGACTCCTCAGCACACCTAACTTTCTCCCACCTTCAAGGCACCCAGGGGAGCTTCCACCTCTCTCAG GTACTGCTGCCAGAATgcgatgacgatgatgatgatgatggagtaGATGTGCCTGATGGTAGCAGGCCTTCCTTGGGCATAAGGGGAGGGCCTTGTGGTGATGTAACTGTTGCAGAGGCCTCAGACAGTACCAGTGAGGATGAAAACAATCCTCTTTCCACCTCTCTGGAAGCCAAGTATTTCTCCCAGAGCTTCCACCAGGAACAAGAAGATTCAGATGACTGCTGGAACCATTGTCCAGACAACCTGGAGCTTGAGTTTCAACAAG AAGCCGATGCCAGTCATGGTGTGGTGTACCAGAATGAAGAAGGGCAGTGGGTGACAGACCTGGCATATTACTCCTCCTTTGAGAAAGAGGTTGATGGGAACATGCCAGAGACTGTTGGCCAGTTTCAAAAGGAGGACTTTGTTCCTGCTT GTGATGCCATGGAAAAGATAGTTAAGGATCAAGAGGAATTTGAGAAGGAGCACCAATTCATGCAG GAGGAGAAGATTGAACCagtcagcagcaacagcacCTTTAATAGTGACTCATCTTGGAAGGCCCCCACCACCAGCCACATCCTGATGAGGGCTTCCCAGGTCTCTTCAGAGTTTAACCAGGAGGACCAAAGCTACCTGCGACTGACTTTTGGGCAGTTTTTTGGACAGCGCTCTGAAGCCCTGGGCTGTTTGGGCAGCACTGAGGATGTGAATGGGATTAAACGG CCGTCCTTTGGTTACATCATTACCTCTCCAGAGAAAAGAGAACCATTTCCCCTAATTCACCCCTCAGAGTTCTCAGCTAGAGACTCTcttcacagtgacacagtggaAGTCAGTGAAGCAGACAAAACACTCAACCCAG AGGACCTGGACAAAACTCTTGAGGCACCAGGGGAAAGGATGTCACCGAAAGGTGATACTGATCCAGAACCATGTGATCAGGAG GACCATACTGTTAGAGCTGCACTACCTGACCACAGTGAGGGCTCTGGCTCTGAATCAAGCTTGGGTAATCAAAGCCGTGTGTCccctaacaacaacagcagccatCTGATGCTGAGTATCAGCACAATCGCTTCAGCCATTGCTGATGCGTCCATCAGCACTGACCCATCGCAGCTGGCTGCTATGATTGTGGAGCTGTCCAAGCGGAGAAGGACAAGGAATCGACCTGAATCCGCAGGGCCACACTCCACTGAACAT GAGCCAGATCAGAGTGTCATGCTGGACACACTGCACAGAAGCACCTGTGTTGGAGAGCTGAGTGCCTTTGACATGGAGAAATACCTGAAAAAGACTGACGTGTCAGGCAGCACTGATGCCTCTGTGGCACACACCACCTTTGACCTGACCGCCTGGGCAGACAACCTCAGCAGTTCTCAGAGAAACCCTCAGGCAGGATATCCCGAGGAGCCTGGGAGCTCAGCTCAGCGAGTGGACAATGAGACTCAACAGGAGCCCACAAGGACAAAAACTGAGGAGAaagacggaggaggagagacaacTTTAAACAGCTCATCTGCAGCGCCTCCTCCAAATGCATTATCTCCAGGTCATAAAGGTGACCCAAGAAGAAGCTCTATTCCTCGCCCTCGCACATCTTCTGGTTCTACCAGAAGATCTGTGGGCTCAGGACAGTCCTCCACTCTGATGCCTCCTGCAGACAAAATGGCAGCATATAATAACCCCTCTTCCTCTGCTATCAAGACTTGTGGTTCCTCAGGCAGTACCTGGACAGAAAATGGAATCAAACCAGGAGAAATTAACCTACAAGCATCTAGCAATTTTAGGACTCCATTAGAAACATCACAGAAAAGTGATAAAAGCTCTGCTTCCTCACCTGGCTTGGCAGAAACCCCACCAGGCCCAAGGAAAGGGCAGTCAAGTCTGCCTTGTTTTAAAGGTTCCTCTTCTCCGCCACAGAGGGCAAGGAGTGCAGGTCATTCGCAGCAAGACAGACCGCATAATTCTCCAGAGAAGAAACCATCACCCAGGAATATCATGATTGCCTCACTACCTCGTAGCTCTGTTGAGAAGCATGTTGGCTTCTCTTGCCAAAACACGCAACCTCCACTAGACCCTGCATCTG AACTACCCAAGGGATTCTCTGAGCCCTGTGTGGAGGAGACGCATTGTAACTTCAGACCGTCCACCTCTCCGCTTACTCACTCTTCTCCAAGCCAAACCTCCATTCCCAGCGCTGATGG TATGATGTCACCTGTGTCATCCAGTGGTGGTATAGCGGACAAACGTCCAGGtcttgacctctcacctcagTCTACCTGCTCCAGCCCAAGTCTCAGCAGGCTCACATACATCTCAATGAATGACGGCACTGTCGTACCTACACCCGAGAGGCGAAAG AATAACTCTAGTATGGCACTGAGCACCACCATCATCAGAATCAGTCCAACTCCACCTGTGGAACCAGATACACAGTCTGACCTCGATATTCTTGGCCTGGCCAAAAGCCTGGACCAGATGCAACCCCAGCATTCTCAAAGTCTGGATCCACTACCAGCACAGCAGTATAAAAGCCCAGAGCCCCCACGCAGTGCCTCTGGTCTGAGCTGTACTCGCAGCCAGAGTGAATGCAACTACCACTGCCCCGGGGACAGAACTGGAGATATTGCAGCAAGTTGCAGGAACCACAAGCACCTCTCTGAGTCCAACGTAAGACAGCTCACTAAAGTTGACTCAGGCTATTGCAGTAATCTGAACATTCAGCAAACTAGCAGCACTGCAGCTCCTCAGAGCTCCCAGCAGTGGGGAGCTGGTGGCTCAGTGTCATCATCGGTGTATGCTAGTGGCCTCGGCATTCCTCCATCCTACTCATCAGAAGGGCTTCACTACGTGCCCATCCCCAGCTTTAAGCCACAGTGTGCTGGCTTGATTGACCTTCCTCACCAAGGAGATATGCAGTCCCTCCTCACTGGGCGCTCtctcttcaactcccacctggCTCAGCAGTATTTGGGACCTGAAGCTCCATTACATCCAG gcATACCCAACAGTGATCTCACAGTGAGACACGTCCATCCCACAGCAGGTCCTCTGGGGATTTCGGGGTCCACTGGATGCCATCACCTCCCTATATCCCATCAGGGCCAGCAGGACATTGGAATGATGGGAAAACCTTACACTCAGTATGGTGCAGAGCCACTGGTGGCAGGTGGTCTTGAGGAACTGAGAG GCCAAGTGGTGGTGCCAGAAGAGCTGAGGTTTCCTCACACCTGCTGTGTGGGCATTGCTTCACAGATCTCCCTCAGCCTCTTCAACCCCTCTGAGAGATGGCAACAAGTGTCAATCACTGTCACCAGCCTGGCCATCGATGGAGAGAAG GTGGATTGCTTGCCATACCAGTGGCTTATAGTGAAGAACAAGACGATCATTGCCCCCAAGAGTACAGAAGAGCAGAAGGTGTTGTTCATCCCTCCACAGGCTGGGGTCTACCAGTGTGTCTTCAGTGTTTGCTCCTGGCCTGCGTCCGCAGAGACAGAGGTTGCTGCCAGAGCCAACATCTTTGCTAAAAGGGTAGTGCTGGTTGCCATAGCAGAGAATCCTGAGCTTGAG GTTGAAGTAAGCAAATCTGGCTGCCTGGATTTTGGAGACCTTCCAGGAGGCAGTGCCAaatctctttctctcaaactGCTCAACAGGACTCATGCTACAGTGCCCATCCGTCTGGTCATCAGTGCA AACGCTACAGCGTGGCGATGCTTCACCTTTTCCAAGCACCCTACCATAACATCTGAGGCAGCACAGCAGGCTGGCCACATGACCCCAGTGTCCTCTCCCTCGGTGATGAATCACGTGATGCATGCCAGCTATGGAGAG aatCCACAGAGCTTCATGGTCTGGGTTCACTTCAAGGCCCCTCAGAAGTACACTGTTTCCTCAG AGCTTGGTCCAGCTGATGAGTACAATGCTCGGGTGGACATTGAAGTGGACTCTCCTGGTCCTAGTCATGTGATCAGGAGTATTCCCCTTAGGGCAAGGTCTGGAACTGCAAGGGTACATGCTCCTAAAGACCTGCAG ACTGTCAGCCTGTCTGCTCCACTGGGTAAATCTAGTCAACAGACGTTGCCATTAAAGAATGCAGGAAACATTGACGTTCAGCTAAAACTCAAG AGCAGTGATGCTGAGGACAGTTTCTCTGTGACACCTGATGTACTGTCCCTGAGAATAGGAGAGGAGCAAGGCATCGTGGTCTCCTTCAAAGCACAGGGCAGCAGGAAATATCAAGAAAG CCTTCTCACCATCTTGGTGCTGCCTTCGGGTCCTCAGTATGAGGTAACCCTGAAAGGAGAAGTTGTCCCAGAGGACTCTGGGAAACCTGCcattccctctgctgctgtcattgGTCCTGGTGTGGCCAGTGATGTTCCACCGATCCTCTCTAACAAACAGTTCGTAGCCTGGGGAGGGGTCACTCTAGGACGAGCTAT CCAACAGAAGCTGGTCCTCAGGAACAACTCGACCACCACCACACAGCAGCTACGGCTGCTTATTCGTGGTCAAGACCAGGACTGTTTTCAG CTCCAGAGTATGTTCAGTCCTGAAGAGCGTTTGACGCGACATGGGGAGCTGTCCATCCGTCCCAAAGAGGATGTGACCGTCCACCTGCTCTTTGCTCCCACCAGGGTGGCTTGCATGTTGGCCAAGCTGGAGATCAAACAGTCTGGAGTGCGGCCTTCACAGCCAGGGGTCAAATTCACT ATTCCACTGTCAGGCTATGGTGGGACAAGCAACATCATCCTGGAGGACCAGAGGAAACAGGCGGATGGCTATGTGGCAACACTGACTGATATCACTGTTGGTCGTGTCAGcaaagtgtgtttgtgcgtgaGGAACACTGGTTCCAGAGCAGCTTACATCAAAGCTGTGGCTTTCGCTGATATGCAGACACGAACATTAATTGAACCCTCTGTCATCAGCCTCGCCCCATCACAGTTTATACTTAAGGAAAGGACACAAGAG GTGATTACCGTGCTAATGAAGTCCACCCAAAGAGAACGGGCCCTATGTCAGTCAGATAATGCACTGCTGGCtactgtctgtttgttttgtggagATGAGGTCTCCAGGCAGCAGTATAGGAG ATTGCTTCAGAGCAAACCGGAGGCTGTGCGGAAGGCACTGTCTGAAAACAGTCTGCTGAAAAACATTAACTTCAATGAGAAGTTCCTGGGAGAAGAAAATATTACAGAGA CCTATGATCTGCCCCAACGGCCCAATGAAGCTCACATTTTCTATGGAAACATGAGTAAGGTAGTGGTGTCATTGCTTGGAAGTACAAAGAGCACAGACTGtgagcagagtgatcacacggAGCTGTTGCTGCCCTCTGCTAGACACAGCGCAGAGACGGACAG TGTGGCGAATGGTAATGTGTCTCTGGACGTGCTGCCAGTGAAAGGTCCCCAGGGTCCAGCACTGAGAGTGGCAGAGCCCTCTTTAAAG GCGTCAGAGCCATTACACAGGCAGTCTGAGTCCTGGACCATCCATCCAGAACAACTTGTCCTTGCAGCTCCCACCATCA atggTGCAGCCACTACCAGTCAGGTTCAGATCCGGAACAACACATCCAGGGAGCTGTGCTTTGATTTGTCCTGGCCCGCTCACTGCCTCACCATCACCCCTCAGCATGGCGTCATCGAACCTCA GTGCCACCTACAGATTTTGATCAGCCCCAACCCTTCACTAGCAACTAAATCTAGCCTGCTGCCATGGAGTGGACAGATTTATGTCCAGTGTAACGCTCAACAGAAG TTTATTAAGGTCCAGATTCGTGGGGACCTGGCTCTGGATGTGTCCGCAGCCCCAGCAGACTCAACTCTGACAGCCCTACCTCCTCAGGCTGCCACCCCAGTGCTGCCTATGGCTAGGCTCACCGCCAAGTCGTCACTACCCCCACAGACCCCACAAGCACCTCAAGCCCTGGTAGAGATCAGCAACAAGACCATCATGTTCCCTGCCACTCCTTCAGGGGAAACATCAG